In Mastacembelus armatus chromosome 4, fMasArm1.2, whole genome shotgun sequence, the following are encoded in one genomic region:
- the pfas gene encoding phosphoribosylformylglycinamidine synthase isoform X2, producing MAVVRFYSNEAVNGRALQRASKLYPQLSVTTELCYNVELTGCESLGAEQKEVLLWLFRPPLQAESLSETPNLTEGSGEKLVEIGPRLNFSTAWSTNAVSICQSAGLTNVTRVELSRRFLIKPQNGESVNELNGDVKRLIECLYDTMTECIYQHPITSFTVETKPQPVFEVDILGMGRAALEKANNDLGLAFDSWDLDYYTSMFQRIKRNPTSVECFDLAQSNSEHSRHWFFRGRMVIDGQEQKETLFSLIMGTQQHSNQNNVIKFCDNSSGIKGMELECVYPKDPSQASPYETRRSLRHVIFTAETHNFPTGVAPFSGATTGTGGRIRDIQSAGRGGHVIAGTAGYCFGNLHIPGYVLPWESEGWEYPSSFAPPLQVAIEASNGASDYGNKFGEPVLSGFARSFGMRLTSGERREWIKPIMFSGGLGSIEDTHIKKEEADPGMEVVKIGGPVYRIGVGGGAASSVQVQGDNCSDRDLGAVQRGDAEMEQKMNRALRACLERSNGNPVCSIHDQGAGGNGNVLKELSEPAGAIIYCSRFKKGDPTLSVLELWGAEYQESNALLLRPSDRAFLERVCDREKCPVDFVGNITGDGKIVLVNDEGGSGDQTDLGRCPVNLQLEWVLGKMPQKEFQMERLSLTHQALALPAALTVKDALDRVLRLPAVASKRYLTNKVDRSVTGLVAQQQCVGPLHTPLADVAVVALSPFSLEGAATAIGEQPIKSLVCPAAGARMAVGEALTNLVFARVTALKDVKCSGNWMWAAKLPGEGACLWEACKAMCEVMGQLGVAIDGGKDSLSMAARVGSETVKAPGALVISAYAVCPDITATVTPDLENPDGKGVLLWVPLSPGSHRLGGSALAQCYSQLGDCSPDLEQPELLINCFSTTQTLIHDCLLSAGHDISDGGFISCLLEMAFAGNRGIDVELSSQGTGVMELLFSEELGLILEVSEAHVQTVCQRYGDAGVQCHRIGRTCGFGPEAMVNVHVDGQEVLREQLPNLRALWEDTSFQLERLQANELCVKQEEEGLAKRTQPYFRLTFDPSELPSIVAERPRVAVVREEGSNGDREMSVSLYMAGFEVWDVTMQDLCTGSLTLERFKAVVFVGGFSYADVLGSAKGWAATVAYNPRAKAEFDHFRQRSDTLSLGVCNGCQLLALLGWVGESKDGAESEVVLTYNKSGRFESRFVSVGIQESPSIWLRGMEGSALGVWVAHGEGLMQFRSSQVKDQIISSGLAPLRYLDDQGHPTEEYPLNPNGSPQGIAGLCSRDGRHLAMMPHPERCTLSWQWPWAPRDFRTSLSPSPWLHMFRNAAAWCNTT from the exons ATGGCTGTAGTGCGGTTCTACAGTAATGAAGCTGTGAATGGACGAGCCTTACAGAGGGCATCCAAACTCTACCCTCAGCTGTCAGTCACCACTGAGCTGTGCTATAATGTAGAGCTGACTG GCTGTGAGAGTCTCGGTGCAGAGCAGAAGGAGGTTCTCCTCTGGTTGTTTCGTCCTCCCCTGCAGGCAGAGTCACTGTCTGAGACACCAAACCTTACAGAGGGCAGTGGAGAGAAACTGGTGGAGATTGGACCCAG GTTGAACTTCTCCACCGCCTGGTCCACTAACGCTGTCTCCATCTGCCAGAGCGCTGGCCTCACTAATGTCACGCGGGTGGAGCTGTCTCGCAGGTTTCTCATCAAG CCACAAAATGGAGAGAGTGTGAATGAGCTAAATGGAGATGTGAAGAGGCTGATTGAGTGTCTGTATGACACTATGACAGAGTGTATCTATCAACATCCCATCACCTCCTTCACCGTGGAAACCAAACCGCAGCCGGTATTTGAGGTGGACATCCTGGGGATGGGCCGTGCAGCCTTGGAGAAGGCAAATAATGATCTGG GTCTGGCCTTTGACTCCTGGGATCTGGACTACTACACATCGATGTTCCAGAGGATTAAAAGGAACCCCACAAGTGTGGAGTGTTTTGACCTGGCCCAGTCCAACAG TGAACACAGTCGTCATTGGTTCTTCCGGGGGCGGATGGTGATCGATGGGCAGGAGCAGAAGGAGACTCTTTTCAGTCTCATAATGGGCACCCAGCAGCACAGCAACCAGAACAACGTCATTAAGTTCTGCGACAACAGCAG TGGTATCAAAGGGATGGAGCTGGAGTGTGTTTACCCAAAGGACCCCTCCCAAGCCAGCCCATATGAGACACGACGCTCATTACGACATGTCATCTTCACGGCAGAGACACACAACTTCCCAACTG GTGTAGCTCCATTCAGCGGTGCCACCACAGGGACAGGAGGTCGTATCAGAGACATCCAGAGTGCTGGACGAGGAGGTCATGTCATCGCTGGCACTGCAGGATACTGCTTTGGTAACCTGCATATACCCG GTTATGTTCTGCCCTGGGAATCTGAAGGCTGGGAGTATCCTTCGAGCTTCGCCCCTCCTCTGCAGGTGGCCATTGAGGCCAGCAATGGAGCATCAGACTATGGCAACAAGTTTGGAGAACCTGTCCTGTCAG GCTTTGCTCGTTCCTTTGGCATGAGGCTAACTAGTGGCGAGCGGCGAGAGTGGATCAAGCCGATCATGTTCAGTGGAGGTCTTGGTTCTattgaagacacacacattaagaaGGAAGAAGCAGACCCTg GAATGGAAGTGGTGAAGATTGGCGGGCCAGTGTATAGAATTGGTGTGGGAGGAGGGGCAGCCTCTTCTGTGCAA GTCCAGGGGGATAACTGCAGCGACAGGGATCTGGGTGCGGTGCAGAGGGGTGATGCTGAGATGGAGCAGAAGATGAATCGTGCTCTCAGGGCATGTCTGGAAAGAAGCAATGGGAATCCAGTCTGCAGTATCCATGATCAGGGTGCAGGAGGAAACG GCAACGTGCTCAAGGAGCTCAGTGAGCCAGCAGGAGCCATAATCTACTGCAGTAGATTCAAG AAAGGCGACCCCACACTGAGTGTGTTGGAGCTATGGGGGGCAGAGTATCAGGAGAGCAATGCCCTGCTGCTCCGACCATCAGACAGGGCTTTCCTAGAGAGGGTGTGTGACAGGGAGAAGTGTCCTGTTGACTTTGTTGGAAACATCACCGGAGATGGCAAG ATTGTACTGGTGAATGATGAAGGAGGCAGTGGAGATCAGACAGACCTGGGCCGCTGTCCTGTCAACCTGCAGCTGGAGTGGGTTCTGGGCAAGATGCCACAGAAAGAGTTTCAAATGGAGCGTCTCTCCCTGACCCACCAGGCACTGGCTCTTCCTGCTGCCCTGACAGTCAAGGATGCTCTGGACAGAGTTTTACGTTTGCCTGCAGTGGCATCCAAACGCTACCTGACCAACAAG gTGGATCGGTCTGTGACTGGGTTGGTTGCCCAGCAACAGTGCGTTGGACCTCTTCACACACCATTGGCCGATGTGGCTGTTGTTGCTCTGTCACCATTCAGCCTAGAGGGAGCAGCGACAGCCATCGGAGAGCAACCAATTAAAAGCCTGGTGTGCCCTGCCGCAGGGGCTCGTATGGCTGTGGGAGAAGCTCTGACCAACCTGGTGTTTGCCAGAGTCACAGCTCTGAAG GATGTGAAGTGCAGTGGTAACTGGATGTGGGCTGCTAAGCTGCCTGGTGAGGGAGCCTGTCTGTGGGAAGCCTGCAAAGCCATGTGTGAGGTCATGGGTCAGTTGGGAGTGGCCATCGATGGGGGCAAGGACTCTCTGAGTATGGCTGCCAGAGTTGGAAGCGAGACGGTTAAAGCTCCag GGGCTCTGGTCATATCTGCATATGCTGTTTGTCCTGACATCACAGCAACTGTGACACCTGATCTCGAAAATCCAGACGGCAAAG GCGTGTTGTTGTGGGTTCCTCTCAGTCCAGGCAGTCATCGTCTGGGAGGCTCTGCCCTGGCTCAGTGCTACAGCCAGCTAGGAGACTGCTCTCCTGACCTGGAACAGCCAGAACTATTGATCAACTGCTTCAGCACTACTCAGACACTCATACATG attGTCTGCTGAGTGCAGGACATGACATCAGTGATGGAGgcttcatttcctgtttgttggAGATGGCATTTGCAGGAAATCGTGGGATTGATGTTGAGTTGTCATCACAAGGAACTGGAG TCATGGAGCTGCTGTTCAGTGAGGAACTTGGTTTAATTCTGGAGGTTTCAGAGGCTCATGTCCAAACCGTGTGTCAGAGATACGGTGACGCAGGTGTACAGTGCCATCGTATCGGTAGAACCTGTGGTTTCGGACCGGAGGCCATG GTCAATGTCCATGTGGATGGACAGGAGGTGCTGAGAGAGCAGCTGCCTAACCTCAGAGCATTATGGGAGGACACAAGTTTCCAGCTGGAGCGCCTGCAGGCCAATGAACTCTGTGttaaacaggaagaggaggggcTAGCCAAAAGGACACAGCCCTACTTcagactgacctttgacccatCTGAGTTGCCCAGCATCG tTGCAGAGCGGCCTCGTGTGGCTGTGGTCAGGGAGGAGGGCAGtaatggagacagagagatgtctgtctctctctacatGGCAGGATTTGAG GTATGGGATGTCACAATGCAGGACCTGTGCACTGGCTCCCTAACCCTGGAGCGTTTCAAAGCAGTCGTGTTTGTCGGTGGATTCAGCTATGCAGATGTCCTGGGATCAGCTAAag GTTGGGCTGCTACTGTTGCGTACAACCCCAGGGCCAAGGCTGAGTTTGATCACTTCCGCCAGCGGAGCGACACGCTGAGCCTGGGTGTGTGTAATGGCTGCCAGCTGCTCGCCCTGCTGGGCTGGGTGGGAGAGAGCAAGGATGGAGCAG AGTCTGAAGTGGTGCTGACCTATAACAAGTCTGGCAGGTTTGAGTCTCGTTTCGTCAGCGTTGGGATCCAGGAGTCCCCGTCCATCTGGCTGAGAGGCATGGAGGGCTCAGCTCTGGGAGTCTGGGTTGCACATGGAGAAG GTCTGATGCAATTCCGTAGCTCCCAGGTCAAGGACCAGATTATTTCTAGTGGGCTCGCCCCCCTGCGTTACCTTGATGACCAGGGTCATCCCACCGAAGAGTACCCACTGAACCCTAATGGCTCCCCGCAGGGTATCGCAGGTCTGTGCTCCAGGGACGGCAGACACCTAGCCATGATGCCTCACCCGGAGCGCTGCACCCTGAGCTGGCAGTGGCCCTGGGCCCCAAGAGATTTCAGAACGTCTCTCTCACCTTCACCCTGGCTACACATGTTCAGAAATGCAGCTGCTTGGTGCAATACCACATAG
- the pfas gene encoding phosphoribosylformylglycinamidine synthase isoform X1 — protein MAVVRFYSNEAVNGRALQRASKLYPQLSVTTELCYNVELTGCESLGAEQKEVLLWLFRPPLQAESLSETPNLTEGSGEKLVEIGPRLNFSTAWSTNAVSICQSAGLTNVTRVELSRRFLIKPQNGESVNELNGDVKRLIECLYDTMTECIYQHPITSFTVETKPQPVFEVDILGMGRAALEKANNDLGLAFDSWDLDYYTSMFQRIKRNPTSVECFDLAQSNSEHSRHWFFRGRMVIDGQEQKETLFSLIMGTQQHSNQNNVIKFCDNSSGIKGMELECVYPKDPSQASPYETRRSLRHVIFTAETHNFPTGVAPFSGATTGTGGRIRDIQSAGRGGHVIAGTAGYCFGNLHIPGYVLPWESEGWEYPSSFAPPLQVAIEASNGASDYGNKFGEPVLSGFARSFGMRLTSGERREWIKPIMFSGGLGSIEDTHIKKEEADPGMEVVKIGGPVYRIGVGGGAASSVQVQGDNCSDRDLGAVQRGDAEMEQKMNRALRACLERSNGNPVCSIHDQGAGGNGNVLKELSEPAGAIIYCSRFKKGDPTLSVLELWGAEYQESNALLLRPSDRAFLERVCDREKCPVDFVGNITGDGKIVLVNDEGGSGDQTDLGRCPVNLQLEWVLGKMPQKEFQMERLSLTHQALALPAALTVKDALDRVLRLPAVASKRYLTNKVDRSVTGLVAQQQCVGPLHTPLADVAVVALSPFSLEGAATAIGEQPIKSLVCPAAGARMAVGEALTNLVFARVTALKDVKCSGNWMWAAKLPGEGACLWEACKAMCEVMGQLGVAIDGGKDSLSMAARVGSETVKAPGALVISAYAVCPDITATVTPDLENPDGKGVLLWVPLSPGSHRLGGSALAQCYSQLGDCSPDLEQPELLINCFSTTQTLIHDCLLSAGHDISDGGFISCLLEMAFAGNRGIDVELSSQGTGVMELLFSEELGLILEVSEAHVQTVCQRYGDAGVQCHRIGRTCGFGPEAMVNVHVDGQEVLREQLPNLRALWEDTSFQLERLQANELCVKQEEEGLAKRTQPYFRLTFDPSELPSIGQLKSGLNFSLTKDIHTCDVGVFCVSVAERPRVAVVREEGSNGDREMSVSLYMAGFEVWDVTMQDLCTGSLTLERFKAVVFVGGFSYADVLGSAKGWAATVAYNPRAKAEFDHFRQRSDTLSLGVCNGCQLLALLGWVGESKDGAESEVVLTYNKSGRFESRFVSVGIQESPSIWLRGMEGSALGVWVAHGEGLMQFRSSQVKDQIISSGLAPLRYLDDQGHPTEEYPLNPNGSPQGIAGLCSRDGRHLAMMPHPERCTLSWQWPWAPRDFRTSLSPSPWLHMFRNAAAWCNTT, from the exons ATGGCTGTAGTGCGGTTCTACAGTAATGAAGCTGTGAATGGACGAGCCTTACAGAGGGCATCCAAACTCTACCCTCAGCTGTCAGTCACCACTGAGCTGTGCTATAATGTAGAGCTGACTG GCTGTGAGAGTCTCGGTGCAGAGCAGAAGGAGGTTCTCCTCTGGTTGTTTCGTCCTCCCCTGCAGGCAGAGTCACTGTCTGAGACACCAAACCTTACAGAGGGCAGTGGAGAGAAACTGGTGGAGATTGGACCCAG GTTGAACTTCTCCACCGCCTGGTCCACTAACGCTGTCTCCATCTGCCAGAGCGCTGGCCTCACTAATGTCACGCGGGTGGAGCTGTCTCGCAGGTTTCTCATCAAG CCACAAAATGGAGAGAGTGTGAATGAGCTAAATGGAGATGTGAAGAGGCTGATTGAGTGTCTGTATGACACTATGACAGAGTGTATCTATCAACATCCCATCACCTCCTTCACCGTGGAAACCAAACCGCAGCCGGTATTTGAGGTGGACATCCTGGGGATGGGCCGTGCAGCCTTGGAGAAGGCAAATAATGATCTGG GTCTGGCCTTTGACTCCTGGGATCTGGACTACTACACATCGATGTTCCAGAGGATTAAAAGGAACCCCACAAGTGTGGAGTGTTTTGACCTGGCCCAGTCCAACAG TGAACACAGTCGTCATTGGTTCTTCCGGGGGCGGATGGTGATCGATGGGCAGGAGCAGAAGGAGACTCTTTTCAGTCTCATAATGGGCACCCAGCAGCACAGCAACCAGAACAACGTCATTAAGTTCTGCGACAACAGCAG TGGTATCAAAGGGATGGAGCTGGAGTGTGTTTACCCAAAGGACCCCTCCCAAGCCAGCCCATATGAGACACGACGCTCATTACGACATGTCATCTTCACGGCAGAGACACACAACTTCCCAACTG GTGTAGCTCCATTCAGCGGTGCCACCACAGGGACAGGAGGTCGTATCAGAGACATCCAGAGTGCTGGACGAGGAGGTCATGTCATCGCTGGCACTGCAGGATACTGCTTTGGTAACCTGCATATACCCG GTTATGTTCTGCCCTGGGAATCTGAAGGCTGGGAGTATCCTTCGAGCTTCGCCCCTCCTCTGCAGGTGGCCATTGAGGCCAGCAATGGAGCATCAGACTATGGCAACAAGTTTGGAGAACCTGTCCTGTCAG GCTTTGCTCGTTCCTTTGGCATGAGGCTAACTAGTGGCGAGCGGCGAGAGTGGATCAAGCCGATCATGTTCAGTGGAGGTCTTGGTTCTattgaagacacacacattaagaaGGAAGAAGCAGACCCTg GAATGGAAGTGGTGAAGATTGGCGGGCCAGTGTATAGAATTGGTGTGGGAGGAGGGGCAGCCTCTTCTGTGCAA GTCCAGGGGGATAACTGCAGCGACAGGGATCTGGGTGCGGTGCAGAGGGGTGATGCTGAGATGGAGCAGAAGATGAATCGTGCTCTCAGGGCATGTCTGGAAAGAAGCAATGGGAATCCAGTCTGCAGTATCCATGATCAGGGTGCAGGAGGAAACG GCAACGTGCTCAAGGAGCTCAGTGAGCCAGCAGGAGCCATAATCTACTGCAGTAGATTCAAG AAAGGCGACCCCACACTGAGTGTGTTGGAGCTATGGGGGGCAGAGTATCAGGAGAGCAATGCCCTGCTGCTCCGACCATCAGACAGGGCTTTCCTAGAGAGGGTGTGTGACAGGGAGAAGTGTCCTGTTGACTTTGTTGGAAACATCACCGGAGATGGCAAG ATTGTACTGGTGAATGATGAAGGAGGCAGTGGAGATCAGACAGACCTGGGCCGCTGTCCTGTCAACCTGCAGCTGGAGTGGGTTCTGGGCAAGATGCCACAGAAAGAGTTTCAAATGGAGCGTCTCTCCCTGACCCACCAGGCACTGGCTCTTCCTGCTGCCCTGACAGTCAAGGATGCTCTGGACAGAGTTTTACGTTTGCCTGCAGTGGCATCCAAACGCTACCTGACCAACAAG gTGGATCGGTCTGTGACTGGGTTGGTTGCCCAGCAACAGTGCGTTGGACCTCTTCACACACCATTGGCCGATGTGGCTGTTGTTGCTCTGTCACCATTCAGCCTAGAGGGAGCAGCGACAGCCATCGGAGAGCAACCAATTAAAAGCCTGGTGTGCCCTGCCGCAGGGGCTCGTATGGCTGTGGGAGAAGCTCTGACCAACCTGGTGTTTGCCAGAGTCACAGCTCTGAAG GATGTGAAGTGCAGTGGTAACTGGATGTGGGCTGCTAAGCTGCCTGGTGAGGGAGCCTGTCTGTGGGAAGCCTGCAAAGCCATGTGTGAGGTCATGGGTCAGTTGGGAGTGGCCATCGATGGGGGCAAGGACTCTCTGAGTATGGCTGCCAGAGTTGGAAGCGAGACGGTTAAAGCTCCag GGGCTCTGGTCATATCTGCATATGCTGTTTGTCCTGACATCACAGCAACTGTGACACCTGATCTCGAAAATCCAGACGGCAAAG GCGTGTTGTTGTGGGTTCCTCTCAGTCCAGGCAGTCATCGTCTGGGAGGCTCTGCCCTGGCTCAGTGCTACAGCCAGCTAGGAGACTGCTCTCCTGACCTGGAACAGCCAGAACTATTGATCAACTGCTTCAGCACTACTCAGACACTCATACATG attGTCTGCTGAGTGCAGGACATGACATCAGTGATGGAGgcttcatttcctgtttgttggAGATGGCATTTGCAGGAAATCGTGGGATTGATGTTGAGTTGTCATCACAAGGAACTGGAG TCATGGAGCTGCTGTTCAGTGAGGAACTTGGTTTAATTCTGGAGGTTTCAGAGGCTCATGTCCAAACCGTGTGTCAGAGATACGGTGACGCAGGTGTACAGTGCCATCGTATCGGTAGAACCTGTGGTTTCGGACCGGAGGCCATG GTCAATGTCCATGTGGATGGACAGGAGGTGCTGAGAGAGCAGCTGCCTAACCTCAGAGCATTATGGGAGGACACAAGTTTCCAGCTGGAGCGCCTGCAGGCCAATGAACTCTGTGttaaacaggaagaggaggggcTAGCCAAAAGGACACAGCCCTACTTcagactgacctttgacccatCTGAGTTGCCCAGCATCGGTCAGTTAAAAAGTGGCCTAAACTTTAGCCTGACCAAAGATATTCATACATGTGatgttggtgtgttttgtgtctcagtTGCAGAGCGGCCTCGTGTGGCTGTGGTCAGGGAGGAGGGCAGtaatggagacagagagatgtctgtctctctctacatGGCAGGATTTGAG GTATGGGATGTCACAATGCAGGACCTGTGCACTGGCTCCCTAACCCTGGAGCGTTTCAAAGCAGTCGTGTTTGTCGGTGGATTCAGCTATGCAGATGTCCTGGGATCAGCTAAag GTTGGGCTGCTACTGTTGCGTACAACCCCAGGGCCAAGGCTGAGTTTGATCACTTCCGCCAGCGGAGCGACACGCTGAGCCTGGGTGTGTGTAATGGCTGCCAGCTGCTCGCCCTGCTGGGCTGGGTGGGAGAGAGCAAGGATGGAGCAG AGTCTGAAGTGGTGCTGACCTATAACAAGTCTGGCAGGTTTGAGTCTCGTTTCGTCAGCGTTGGGATCCAGGAGTCCCCGTCCATCTGGCTGAGAGGCATGGAGGGCTCAGCTCTGGGAGTCTGGGTTGCACATGGAGAAG GTCTGATGCAATTCCGTAGCTCCCAGGTCAAGGACCAGATTATTTCTAGTGGGCTCGCCCCCCTGCGTTACCTTGATGACCAGGGTCATCCCACCGAAGAGTACCCACTGAACCCTAATGGCTCCCCGCAGGGTATCGCAGGTCTGTGCTCCAGGGACGGCAGACACCTAGCCATGATGCCTCACCCGGAGCGCTGCACCCTGAGCTGGCAGTGGCCCTGGGCCCCAAGAGATTTCAGAACGTCTCTCTCACCTTCACCCTGGCTACACATGTTCAGAAATGCAGCTGCTTGGTGCAATACCACATAG